AACGAAGTCTATTAGGTTGTCAAGATCGTTGTCACTCCCACTATAAGGCACACATACCTCGTCAGGAAGACAGATGTCGCCGTCACTATTTGTGTCCTCAGTTCCACCGCCTACGCGCAGCAAATACTCCGCAAACCAAGGGTCATTTTTTGCCCTCATATTGCTAACAAGCTTTAAGTGGGACATGGACTCCCATAGGTAAGACATCCGTAGCGAAGAAGCGACCACTTGAGCCCTTGACCCTTTACGAACAACAGGCAAGACTTGTCTGAAATCCCCACCGAAGACAATGGTTTTACCACCGAATGGTAGTTCGGGCCGACCCATTATATCGCGCATGCTATTGTCCAGTGCCTCAACGGCTTGTCTCTTGGTCATAGAAGCCTCGTCCCAGATAATGAGAGATGCTTTCCGTAGCAACTCTGCGGTTCCACTCTGCTTCGTGAAGCTACATACAGCGCCATCGTCAATAGTGAGAGGTATTTTGAAGCGTGAATGGGCGGTTCTTCCTCCAGGCATTATGGAAGCCGCAACGCCAGATGTAGCTGTTGCCACTGCAATCTTGCCCTGGCTGCGTAGCGTCGCGAGCAGCACTCTATATAGATAAGTCTTCCCGGTGCCACcaggtccatccacaaagaaCAATCCGCCCTTATCAGTGTCCACGGCAGATAGAATCTTATCATAGGCGACCCTCTGTTCCTCGTTAAGAGAGTCTTTGAGAGCCACATCTCCCACTGCTGGTTCGATACTTTCCTCCTCGTAGACCTCCCTAGCAGTACCAATAGCATCGTCATATGCGTCGATGATAGGAGGAagagggaatgtctttatgtcctTTCCCATTGACTGCAGCATGTTCCTAATGTCAATCAATACCATCTGCTCAACATGAGTTTTACCCTGACTCCTGTGTTGATAGTCCTCTGACATAACATCTAGGTGATTCTGCCAGAGTACCGCCACGTCGCTTGGCTCACAGTACACCAGTATTGTGGCAAAAAGTCGTCGCAGCGCCGATGGCATCTGGAAAAGAGCACGTTCAGTGAGACAGTCATCCAGTGTGTTGTCCGACTCAAGCAGTCCCCTTCTCTCTGCTGCCTCACGAAAAGTTGGTAGCGGGACACCATCTACTGTCCTTAGATCCACATAGGAGGTGGCACAAGTCACATGGTTTAGGAGAACACGGAGATAGTAGCGCTCCCCCTCAGCGGGATGAGCAGAGACTATTCTACCGACTTGTCCACCCGTATCACGCTTCCTCCGTTGCCATACTTTGCCCTTACCACTTTGccaagtgtaccactcagggAAGTCACGATATAGGATGCCACGAGCCCCCTCATGTAGCCTATTCGCTTCAAAATATGCCGTGAGCATTGACCTATCAGCACCTGGACGGTTGACGACTCGCTCGACCATTTGTCGTTCGTGAAACGccaccatgtgcatgtttggaagatggagTTGCAATTGCATCACAGGTGGAGAGTTCTGACTAAGCTCAAAGCCGTATATCCTCCATAACGCTTctggaggagtcacccaccttgcatctctgtactgcttgatctcatctacatcatcatctgccttgctcgcatctctcataacaacagacgcacgatcatggcctttgtatatgtacttgaaaaggtatttaacagccttgatgctcccgcacacctcaacattgatgtgacagttgaagagacgaaggaggtaagggttgtaagggacaacccatctattgtccaaTTCGCACCCTCGAACCTTTTCCTTACGCCCATCATCACGACGTCTGTAAATCGGGTATGAGTCCTTCCCTTGCAAGGTTGTGTCACTGAAAGGCCGGGGGTAATGATTCTTGCACGATACATGGcccttagtgcatgggcagttagggtttaacgacccacacgggccatgcatcatatgcttgataaccatctttcgtagttcagggtacttgttgTGTGGGATCTCGGCTGAGATCAAAAGGTCATACTGCTCAGGGCACGTTAGCTTGTACTTCCTCTGCATGATGAGTAGAAAATGGGCATGTGGCAAACCCCGCTTTTGAAACTCCACGACATAGACGTAGGCCCGGACCTTACCGAGAATATCCTGTTTAGTCAGCCTATGCTTTAACTCCTGTAGCTTCGCATGAaagacacgcactacaagatcGGGACGATCTTGTGGTGTTTGCCCAGGGAGAAGCTCTCTCCTTATCTCATCCCAGTTGgggttacatgtcatggtaagaaagatgtccggtttaccaaacttccgcaccagagccatagcatccatataccgaCGTTTCATGTCACGAGGACCACCAATAAATGACGTAGACAGCACAGTTCGCTTCCCAACCTTTTCTGCTCTGATATCTCCATCTAACATGCTATCCACCAAGCCCTGGTATAGGTCTGCCCTTAAACGATCCTGATTCTTACGTATGAAATCTAAACGAGAGCTCTCAATCTTGATGTACGTGTCGACAGCGAACTGCTGGAAAAGCCGCTTTCCATGAAGTATTGGATTAAATACCCCGGGACGAATCTGGAATTTGTAGCAGTAGTAGTCACGTACGGACACACATAAATGGGTAGGAGATTCTGCATACGCAAGGATTGAAAAGTGAGTGATGTTGAAAGAATAGTTAATAATGTGCAAAAATCGCAAAGTACAAAGAAACAACTAACCTGCATCTTCATCGTTTGAATTATTTGCCCTATGTGTCGCACGGTATGCATCCACTTCATCCATGGATACACCAACCTTTGGGATATttgcatgccatccaagttcacctttagGGAAGAACAGTGGATACGATAGTGCATCGTAGCATCCATGGTATGAGCGGATGccgtggcttgacctatccttcccATGTAACATAACACTCTTGCTGAACTGGCCTCGCCGTTCGCTCCCCTCGATCCATACAGCGGCCACCTCCGAAGTGAGAGGCGTGTTATATGTCTTCTGGTTCAAAGTCTGGTCAAGGTTCAATGCGATATGATAGTCATCAAGGTTCTCAACATGGCCCATGCTCCTAAGGTGCTCGGAGTACGGGTTTCCATGGAGTATGCCAACTATCTGTTTAATAACATCTTTGTCTTTCTGAAGCTGTTCTTCACGACACTTACGGTACCGATGCTCGAGACTGGGATCGTCATCGTAAAAGTAAAGCTCTAGATGTTTATGCTCCGACCCACCTTCCTTACCGAATGACTTGATATTGTGGTACATCATGCCTTGTGCCCGGAACGTGTATATACCAGAATCTCGCACATTAGTTGTCATACTATCGAGGCAACAGTATAGGgaagtgaaagagaaatggccattaaaaaacctaatgttatcacGAAAGTGCTTAGCATCAGAGTCTGCACTATCCCACAACCTCCTGAGCTGGGGAGGGGTATCGAGTGgtgctagctcaaccttcccACCACGACAGCAAAACCCAGGTGGCTCGTACTCAAACTTCTTCGCAGTGCAATAACCGCAGTCAGGAACAGGCTTCAGCATATGTGTTTCTTCAGGGAGGTTACTGTATACCTTGTCGTACGGGTCAGGCACATCAGTGCCAGTAGATTCATCCTGAGTACCATCGATTTCGATGTCCTCGTCAGTCTCCTCGTCTGATATTTTTTGGAAAACAACGACTAAGACATGTGTATTTATATAAGCCTTGgtatcataatcataataaaaattGACATAAGTACATTGGCCAGCGAATATGTATCCCTCGTCGTTGTCATCATCTTCTTCGAATATGACagcctcatcatcatcatcatcatctggaTCGTGAAAATACGAGCCACGTAAAAGACAAAGGCATTAAGGGTGGGGAAAATATGTAATCTAATTAAAGATTTTTTACAATTACCATTGGAAATGACCGTTGGCTTCTCTTGTGTATGCTCCACCTCATTTCCTTGTTCGGTTATGCCTTCACTTCCATTTGTTGGCAAGGTAGCGGCTTGGCATGGAACGCTACATTGTGCTGATGGAAACACACGATTAGTCTGACTATATGGTATCGTCGTCGTGCAAGATCCATTTAAGATTGGATAGTAATTACCATTGTTGTTGGCGTCACCGATAGTATCCCCATTCAAAGTAGTCACGTTCCTTGCAATGGATGCTTGAAATTGTTTGTTTCGACGGGCTAAGATAGCTTGTCTTTCCCCACGCGGCACATGATGTTTATGTCTTATTGCTTCAGTAGACATATCGAATGAACCGACATCCTCGGTCTGTGTTTGAGCTGGTAGGAAAGGTGTCCTAATGAATTCAGGGATAACCCAGTCGCAGGTGGTAACTGTTGAAGGTTCCGTTGCAGGGTGCACAACCTCAGGGGTATATGTTGGGTCCTCCATGGCGATGGACGCAACATTCAGAGTGTCAGCCTGTAGCACTCTACGTTTTCTCATGTACTCTATCTTTGCCTCTTTTCGCTTTGGTGTTTGATTATACAACCTAAGGCGTTCAAGCCTATACTCCCTAACGCCGATACTCGGTTCCCCAATGACACCAACAGATTCATGCACACTGCCTAGAATATGGCATGTATAGGTTCAATTGCACGAAACCTGTTGTATTTTGCCTTATTTTAGTAAAGTGAACAGTCATGAACCTGGTGGCAGAAGGTCTGTCGTTGCGACATAGTCGTTTGACTGGAATGTCTCGTTCCGATGCAGCCAGTCGCTATCATCATCTGGATCCACATTTTCTTTTTTGTCGCCATCTACGAAATATGAATACAATTACTTTACAATAGTAGGTCTATGAACATACATATTTAATTTAAATTTGACGGGTTTCATCACCTCCTGAAACATCGGGCATCACATTTTGTCCCTTATTTCGTTGACGCATTTGACGACGCTTGTTATTGTACTCATTCCTTTGTTCAACCGACATTGTTGCACGCCTTTCTCTATCCCTTTGCCTCTTTCGTTCGATAGAATTACCAGCCAATGGAGTGTTTTTAATAGGACCTACCATAATCATCCTAGCATTAGCCAAATAAACAGTGGTACAAAAGGCAAAATTTGTGAGATCAATGGTGCTACAGTTAAATACGAACCTCTAGATGACTCAGACTTTAGGGGTAGTCCTTTGTTTCGTTGACGTGCTTCACGGCGCTTcctatttttctcattcttttGTTCAATGGACATCGTGGCATATCTTTCTCTATCCCTTTGCCTCTTACGTTCATTAGCATCGTCTATTGGTCCAAGCGAGTTTGATCCTATTTGATCACCTACAATTCAACCTTTTGTATTAATGAACACATACTTATTAAGTTTCAATCATTAATTGACATgtgtgaacaaacttttacctgtAACGCTTGTGTTTGAGATGTCTATTAATGGTGTGCGATCAGCATTATGCTCCATTAGATTCGTTTATGTTGGTTCTTCGTTTTCACATAAGGAAATCTGCTAGTTGAGAATGGGCAAGTTTAGATGGTGCTTACAGAGATTCTGGTGGAAAGGGAGATACGGCAGCAACCGTCCTATTTTGGTAAAGTGTAGATGGTGCCATTGATCTTTTATCGACAATATATTGATCAAAGCACCattaaaacaacaataaaattatGAGAAGGATTAAGTAGCCCTATTATGGTAAATTGTAGATGGTGCCATTGATCTTTTATCGACAATATATTGATCATAGCACCattaaaacaacaataaaattatGAGAAGGATTAAGTAGCTTTTCACAAATAACACAAGATACCACAAGATACCACAAGATATCTGGTTATCCTAGATTCATCATTAGAGACACCCAGAATTAAAAAAATGGAAACAAATCACTTCCAAACTGTAGATGTGCTATATACCTGTTTTGCTTGGTGGCTGGTGCATTGGAATTAGTAAGATGAGTCCATACTTTGTATTAGCGTGGATAACTTAATCCCTACTATTAAGTGTAAGTCACTAAACAATGTATCTTATTGGTACTACACGTAAAAAACTGGTGCATTTTAGATGTGACTGTACAAGTAAAAAACTGTAGATGTGCTTCTACAGTTGGGAATTGTAAAGTAGACTGCTTCCATTAAGTTTTGCCAAGGAAACTCAATTGATATCAACAAGCTGGGAACACTGCCGCTGAATTTAGAGGCTGGCCAAAATGGTTCCATAAAAAAGGTTACAAGTATTCCTGTGATGCCACATTCTGGGCACAAAGGGCAAGACAGGATTGGATGTTGTTGTTGCACTTCATCGAGTACTTGGCATTCTAAAAGGTAAAATCTGGAACTAATGGCTGCCTGCAGTCACCGGGTGTTTATACTGTTAAAATCTATAGACGCGAGGACACTTTCTGTTTGGCTGAACCAATGGCGGCCTCTACTGTTTAATTTAACAAAAACATTGGTTTAGCAAAAAATCTTATTGGAACTACACGTAAAAACTGGTGCATTTTAGATGTGATTGTACAGGTAAAAAACTATAGATGTGCTTCTACAGTTGGGAAGTGTTAAGTAGACTGCTTGTATTAAGTTTTGCCAAGGAAACTCAACTGATATCAACAAGCTGGGAACAATGCCGCTGAATTTAGAGGCTGGGCAAAATCCCTATCCCTACTCCCTACTACTAATTAAGAATGGAGTGTGGGCGCCTGGCGTGGCCATGCCCCCGCCTCCGTTTCTCTGTCATCCTGGCCCACTGCGAGCCCTTTCTCGTCATGCTGGCCCACTACAAGCAGAGAGAATCTCTGCCATGCTGGTCCACTACGAGAGAAGCGTCATCAGCTCGTACACACAGCTCCACCGCTCCACCGCACACAGCTCCACCGCACCTCTGCACACTGCCGGCCCCACTCCTGCCCCATCTCGCCTCCACCGCACATCTCCACAACACAGGCCGGCGGCCGCAGAAACCTCGCCTCATATGTTGTTGTTTAGGGGATATCAGCTGCTGGTTTGCTTCTGTTCTTTTGGTTGGTTGCTTCAAGCTCGTGCAAACTATCCTTTCGTATCAAGAGTTAACAAACTTGTAAAGTTAGTATTTTCTGTTTTTGTTCCATGTATGTATTACACAATCGTGTAAAGTTTAATTTATGTGCTTCTTATTTTTTCAAAACATTATATTAGCCGGTTAGGTTCTAGAATACATAATATATTGTAGCCTTGTAGGACTTGTAGGAAAATACTACTTACATAAACCCACCGGTGTAAGAGATCTAACTATAATCGACTAAGTTAAGTCTGCTAGGTAAAAACAAACTTATCAGTTTTTTATTTTGATGCGTGCACAAAACCAGTTTATACCCTGACTGTTGTCTCAAAATTATTATAAATCTGCGCCTCCAATAATTACATAAATTTATTTGctactgtttttttttattttacttgTACAAACACTTTCCAACTGAATCCGAGATCAAAtctaacttttaatggtgaatctAGGATAACCAGATTGTACTAAACTTAGTTCCAATAAGATTTTTTTTGAAAGCAGAACTTCAATTTAATCGAACCCAGAACTACATCTGAAACCCAAATGAACACAAACCACTGTAAATCTGCGCCTCCAATAATTACATAAATTTATTTCCTGTTGTTGTTTTATTTTACTTGTACAAACACTTCCCAACTGAACCTCAGATCAAAtctaacttttaatggtgaatctAGGATAACCAGATTGTACTAAACTTAGTTCCAATAAGATATTTTTTGAAAGCAGAACTTCAATTTAATCAAACCCCGAACTACATCTGAAATCCAAATGAACACAAACCACTGTAAATCTGCGCCTCCAATAATTACATAAATTTTATTTGCTGCTGTTTTTTATTTTACTTGTACAAACACTTCCCAACGGAACTCCAGATCAAAtctaacttttaatggtgaatctAGGATAACCAGATTGTGCTAAACTTAGTTCCAATAAGTTTTTTTAAAGCAGAAATTCAATTTAATCGAACCCAGGACGACATCTGAAATCCAAATGAACACAAACCATTGTAAATCTGCGCCTCCAATAATTACATAAATTTATGTGCTGCTGTTTTTTTATTTTACTTGTACAAACACTTCTCAACTGAACCCCAGATTTGCAAGTACCAGTTCTACCTTGACATGCTGAACAAGGGCTGTCGTGGTGGTATGTCTGCCTAAACTAAGTAAGCTTGCCTTTATTAGGATTATTCATACTTTGTAATCGGGCACTTTAATGTACTCCGGAGAAGCAAGGAGAATGTTTTCGAGTGATTAGTGTATTAGTTGGGATGGAAAGTGTGCATGTCGATCCCACCATCTAGGCTAGAGTCATCTTTGGGCTCAATTGGGTGATTTTTTTCTTACCAATGCAGAGCCTTTTTCTCTGATGGATATGCTGTGGAAGAGCAGGTCAAAAAGAGAGTAGAGAATAAGGCAAGAATCTTCGAGCAAAATGCTATCTACATGTGTTGCTTGGTGGCTGGTGCATTGGAATTAGTAAGATGAATCCATTCTTTATATTAGCGTGGATAACTTGATAGCTGAACATAGTATATACTTGTCTCTCACTCCATAATTAATTGAAGCAACATGTGCTGGTTACAAGTATTATCCTTGCCCCAAGGTCCTTATAGTTCTGTTATTCGCCCAGCAGAAGAACATGATTTATTCACACATTTGTTATCAGCTACCTGCTTATCGCTTTTACTAAATTTCTAAACACTTTGGATACTATTATGTTGTGATGTGGTCAAAAGTATTACTTTATTGTTGTGCAGTAAATTGAATAGGAGGTTTGTGGTTTGTGCTTGGCCTGAAAGGTCATGCCACTCTAGTTGATTCCTTGCAATTTAGCAGAGCGAAATATTTTTGGTGTATATTTTTTTCACGAGTGCAATTGTGATTGATTATATCGTTTTTGTTTGGCTAAACCAATGGCTGCTTTATACAAAAGTTGCTAGATGTTATATTACATAAACGTTGGTTTATGTAAGTTGTTTTTCCTACAAGTCCACAATATACCATGGTCTGCAACCTAACAGGCTAATAGTGATACATGAAAAGTTAAAGAATACAACACCAGTGTATTTCTACATCGTTAAGAAAGCAAAGCAGAACTAAACACACTATGAACTAATACATAAACACAGATTAGCAACAACTCGGGGAAAAAAAGTGTACCAGCAGGAACCGCTAGCACATAAGAAAATTGTATATCTAGGTTCGAACAGGCaagaacatggttatgcataatcaTGAACTGCTAGAGAAGCTAGTGAAATTTATACCTCTGAACAGGGGCAAATGAGGAGTAGGCTCCTGCTTGGACCCTCCTAAGTCAGCTGAACCAAAAAGAGAAGAACCAAACTGAGAATCTACTGAACATGAAGATGTTGGCACACACATGAAAATGAAGGACCAGCGCTGACTCACCTGGACGTGGGTGGGCGCGACATTTGGGGGATAGTTGTTGTGATTGCGGTACCGAGATCGTGCTTTCCAAATCGGCGACGTAGATTGTGCGATTTCCAAATCAGCGACGCCATAGCCAAATCGGGCGCCATTGCCGTGGCTTCCAAATTTGTGGGTGCATTTCCAAATTTGTGGGCCAAGCCGAGCGCGGAGGGGAAGGAGAGACAGGGTCCTGGCGGGTCGGGCGGTTGCACGAAGGGGAAGCCGAGGCGCTGGCACGGCGGATCGTGCGAGGCGGGGGCATGACGGATCGTGCGAGGTGGTTGCATGGCAGTTCGTGTGGCTGCGCGGAGCGTCCAAATTTGTGGGCGCATTTCCTCGGCTCGGCTTGGTTGTTTGAGCGCGGAGGGGAAGGAGAGGCAGGTCCTGGCGGGTCGGGCGGCTGTGGATCTGCGCATAGGGTTAGCCGAGGCGGGGACATGGCTGTTTTGCGGAGGGGAAGGCGGCGGGTCGGGCGGCTGAACGGAGGAGAAGCCGAGACGCTGGCATGGCGGATCCTGCGAGGCGAAGGCATGGCGGATGGTGCGAGGTAGGGGCATGGCGGTTGCTGTGGTTGCGCGGAGGGGAAAACCATGGCGGTTGCGCAGAGGACGGAGGGGAAGACCGAGGGGCATGGCGGTTGCTGGTTGCGTGGAGGGGAAGACCATGGCCATTGCTGTGGTTGCGCGGAGGCCGGAGGGGAAGACCGAGGCGGGTCCACATGGCAGACGCGTAGGGGAGGCGACGCGGGGGCATGGCATCGCCAGGCGCCCACTCTCGAAGCTTAATTAGTAGTAGGATTACTAGGTACGTGTGCCTGTGCGAT
This portion of the Zea mays cultivar B73 chromosome 2, Zm-B73-REFERENCE-NAM-5.0, whole genome shotgun sequence genome encodes:
- the LOC103649300 gene encoding uncharacterized protein isoform X2; translation: MEHNADRTPLIDISNTSVTGDQIGSNSLGPIDDANERKRQRDRERYATMSIEQKNEKNRKRREARQRNKGLPLKSESSRGPIKNTPLAGNSIERKRQRDRERRATMSVEQRNEYNNKRRQMRQRNKGQNVMPDVSGDGDKKENVDPDDDSDWLHRNETFQSNDYVATTDLLPPGSVHESVGVIGEPSIGVREYRLERLRLYNQTPKRKEAKIEYMRKRRVLQADTLNVASIAMEDPTYTPEVVHPATEPSTVTTCDWVIPEFIRTPFLPAQTQTEDVGSFDMSTEAIRHKHHVPRGERQAILARRNKQFQASIARNVTTLNGDTIGDANNNAQCSVPCQAATLPTNGSEGITEQGNEVEHTQEKPTVISNDDDDDDEAVIFEEDDDNDEGYIFAGQYEETDEDIEIDGTQDESTGTDVPDPYDKVYSNLPEETHMLKPVPDCGYCTAKKFEYEPPGFCCRGGKVELAPLDTPPQLRRLWDSADSDAKHFRDNIRFFNGHFSFTSLYCCLDSMTTNVRDSGIYTFRAQGMMYHNIKSFGKEGGSEHKHLELYFYDDDPSLEHRYRKCREEQLQKDKDVIKQIVGILHGNPYSEHLRSMGHVENLDDYHIALNLDQTLNQKTYNTPLTSEVAAVWIEGSERRGQFSKSVMLHGKDRSSHGIRSYHGCYDALSYPLFFPKGELGWHANIPKVGVSMDEVDAYRATHRANNSNDEDAG
- the LOC103649300 gene encoding uncharacterized protein isoform X3 translates to MSIEQKNEKNRKRREARQRNKGLPLKSESSRGPIKNTPLAGNSIERKRQRDRERRATMSVEQRNEYNNKRRQMRQRNKGQNVMPDVSGDGDKKENVDPDDDSDWLHRNETFQSNDYVATTDLLPPGSVHESVGVIGEPSIGVREYRLERLRLYNQTPKRKEAKIEYMRKRRVLQADTLNVASIAMEDPTYTPEVVHPATEPSTVTTCDWVIPEFIRTPFLPAQTQTEDVGSFDMSTEAIRHKHHVPRGERQAILARRNKQFQASIARNVTTLNGDTIGDANNNAQCSVPCQAATLPTNGSEGITEQGNEVEHTQEKPTVISNDDDDDDEAVIFEEDDDNDEGYIFAGQCTYVNFYYDYDTKAYINTHVLVVVFQKISDEETDEDIEIDGTQDESTGTDVPDPYDKVYSNLPEETHMLKPVPDCGYCTAKKFEYEPPGFCCRGGKVELAPLDTPPQLRRLWDSADSDAKHFRDNIRFFNGHFSFTSLYCCLDSMTTNVRDSGIYTFRAQGMMYHNIKSFGKEGGSEHKHLELYFYDDDPSLEHRYRKCREEQLQKDKDVIKQIVGILHGNPYSEHLRSMGHVENLDDYHIALNLDQTLNQKTYNTPLTSEVAAVWIEGSERRGQFSKSVMLHGKDRSSHGIRSYHGCYDALSYPLFFPKGELGWHANIPKVGVSMDEVDAYRATHRANNSNDEDAG
- the LOC103649300 gene encoding uncharacterized protein isoform X1; translation: MEHNADRTPLIDISNTSVTGDQIGSNSLGPIDDANERKRQRDRERYATMSIEQKNEKNRKRREARQRNKGLPLKSESSRGPIKNTPLAGNSIERKRQRDRERRATMSVEQRNEYNNKRRQMRQRNKGQNVMPDVSGDGDKKENVDPDDDSDWLHRNETFQSNDYVATTDLLPPGSVHESVGVIGEPSIGVREYRLERLRLYNQTPKRKEAKIEYMRKRRVLQADTLNVASIAMEDPTYTPEVVHPATEPSTVTTCDWVIPEFIRTPFLPAQTQTEDVGSFDMSTEAIRHKHHVPRGERQAILARRNKQFQASIARNVTTLNGDTIGDANNNAQCSVPCQAATLPTNGSEGITEQGNEVEHTQEKPTVISNDDDDDDEAVIFEEDDDNDEGYIFAGQCTYVNFYYDYDTKAYINTHVLVVVFQKISDEETDEDIEIDGTQDESTGTDVPDPYDKVYSNLPEETHMLKPVPDCGYCTAKKFEYEPPGFCCRGGKVELAPLDTPPQLRRLWDSADSDAKHFRDNIRFFNGHFSFTSLYCCLDSMTTNVRDSGIYTFRAQGMMYHNIKSFGKEGGSEHKHLELYFYDDDPSLEHRYRKCREEQLQKDKDVIKQIVGILHGNPYSEHLRSMGHVENLDDYHIALNLDQTLNQKTYNTPLTSEVAAVWIEGSERRGQFSKSVMLHGKDRSSHGIRSYHGCYDALSYPLFFPKGELGWHANIPKVGVSMDEVDAYRATHRANNSNDEDAG